A window of Sphingobacteriales bacterium genomic DNA:
GCAATGCCCGAAATCATCTTTCAGAATGTTTTCGAGCAGATAAAAAAGCTCATAATAGAAATTATCTGTAGTGCTGAATTTCAGGCATATTTCACTAACTGCCGGTAACAAAAGACACCATGAAAACTCTTCCCTGAAGTCTTTCTCCAGTTTTGGAAGCAGCCGTAACACATTTGGCAGATGGTCGGCTAATTCGACTCCACAGTCATTCCCTGCTTTAATTTGCTCCGATTGCATCTGCGATAAAAATATATTGCGTTTATAATCTTCGCCAAATAAAACAAAGCCTATGTCGAGGCTACTGACAGCATTTAACAGGAAAGTGTTCAGATAATACTCTTCCAGTTCGTGCAAGCTCAGTTTTTCTGTTGCTGAGGCATATTGCTGAACCAAATAGCTATACTGCTGAAAATCAGCTTGTACCGCATTAAGAATTTCCTGTAGTCTGGTTCTGAAATTTTCGTTAGGATAATCAAACAATTCGGCCAGTATTTCATAATGACTGTAAGTTTTCATCAATTGATTCTTTTAGGTTTTTCATTAAAGCCAATTCCATGGTTTCCCTTGTATTCATGAACATCCTCAAGCATTTCGATGGCTTGCTCGCGATGTGCTGGCGGAATGACAAAACGGTCTTCCCATTTGGGCAGCGAAGTCAGCCTGAAAATACTGTCGGCCTCTTCATGACTAAGATTGACTTCCTGCATTGCTTTATTGACCATTTCATTATCCAGATCACCTACCGTTGCGTTCCTGCGATGTAGCCTGACAGCATAAAGTTTTTTCAGAATTTCAGCTATTTTTGAGGTATCTCCGGCAGAAAAAAGATTGGCCAGATATTTCAATGGCAGGCGTGTTTCATCCACATTGCCGAAAAATGAAGCTGAATGGGTATTGTAGTGGCCGTTTTCCATCATGCCGATAATGGGCAAAACAGGAGGGACATAGAACAAATTTGGCAGGGTACGGTATTCAGGATGTAAAGGAAGGGCAATATTCCATTCCATTAAAAACTTCCATACCGGTGATTTCTGAGCGCTTTCGATGGTTGAATCGGCAATACCGTTTTCTTTCGCCATACGGATTATTTCAGGGTCAAAAGGATTCAGGTAAAGTTCCTTTTGTTTGTCAACCAGTTGATGTTCTTCGGCCAAAGCATATTCTTTGATTTTGTCGGCATCATATAACAATACACCCAGATAACGTATTCTTCCGACACAGGTATGCATACAGGCTGGTGCCTGACCGGTTTCAAGCCTTGGATAACAAAGCAGGCATTTTTCCGATTTCCCTGCACTCCAGTTGTAATAACTTTTTTTATAAGGGCAGGAGGTAACACACATACGCCATGCCCTGCATTTTTCCTGATTCAGCAACACAATCCCATCTTCGCCTCTTTTGTAAATGGCCCCTGAAGGACAGGCTGCCACGCAGGCCGGATTTAAACAATGATTGCATATCCTTGGCAGATAAAACATCATCATTCTTTCAATCTGGAATATTGACTCTTTTTCTTCCTCCGTCATGTCTTTCAGATTCGAATCCTGCCT
This region includes:
- the narH gene encoding nitrate reductase subunit beta; amino-acid sequence: MDIRSQIAMVFHLDKCIGCHTCSVACKNIWTDRKGAEYMWWNNVETKPGTGYPGKWEDQEIYKGGWKKKGDELKLASYDKKGTLLSLFSNPNMPVIEDYYEPFTYDYQHLTNALAGEDQPTARPISMITGKPMDIKMGPAWDDDLGGTPDFARQDSNLKDMTEEEKESIFQIERMMMFYLPRICNHCLNPACVAACPSGAIYKRGEDGIVLLNQEKCRAWRMCVTSCPYKKSYYNWSAGKSEKCLLCYPRLETGQAPACMHTCVGRIRYLGVLLYDADKIKEYALAEEHQLVDKQKELYLNPFDPEIIRMAKENGIADSTIESAQKSPVWKFLMEWNIALPLHPEYRTLPNLFYVPPVLPIIGMMENGHYNTHSASFFGNVDETRLPLKYLANLFSAGDTSKIAEILKKLYAVRLHRRNATVGDLDNEMVNKAMQEVNLSHEEADSIFRLTSLPKWEDRFVIPPAHREQAIEMLEDVHEYKGNHGIGFNEKPKRIN